From Gemmatimonadaceae bacterium, the proteins below share one genomic window:
- a CDS encoding rhomboid family intramembrane serine protease: MIPPATLWFVGALLGVHFLQWTVVQPEAMQAVFGFRRGDLDAGRWWSVATYALVQPSAFVLALNVYMTVLFGPRLERFWGSRRFAGFLALAALGGWILHLFVGGDATLLGATAVGFGVLGAHAMRWGGEERVLAGGFTVRVRWLAAFVAAVVMLSGLEEPIGGGLPFVAHLGGLAAAWVFARTTSVLFVERFREGVSAMPDEPPEDQPPRAVPKTLPRSRAQRESIDDVVARTNAESSRRQATPTRRRAPRPEESQDAAAAPPTLDAILDKISAEGLDRLTPDERRVLDDHSRKLRDE, translated from the coding sequence TTGATCCCGCCGGCGACGCTGTGGTTCGTGGGCGCGCTGCTCGGCGTGCACTTCCTGCAGTGGACGGTGGTGCAGCCCGAGGCGATGCAGGCGGTGTTCGGGTTCCGTCGAGGCGACCTGGATGCTGGTCGCTGGTGGTCGGTGGCCACCTACGCGCTGGTGCAGCCGTCGGCATTTGTGCTCGCACTCAACGTCTATATGACGGTGCTGTTCGGCCCGCGGCTGGAACGGTTCTGGGGTTCGCGGCGCTTTGCGGGATTCCTGGCACTGGCTGCGTTGGGCGGATGGATCCTGCACCTGTTTGTCGGTGGCGATGCCACGTTGCTGGGTGCGACGGCCGTTGGGTTCGGCGTGCTTGGTGCGCACGCGATGCGCTGGGGCGGCGAGGAGCGGGTATTGGCCGGCGGATTCACCGTGCGCGTGCGCTGGTTGGCCGCGTTCGTGGCCGCGGTGGTGATGCTCAGCGGACTCGAGGAGCCGATCGGCGGCGGGCTGCCGTTCGTCGCGCACCTCGGCGGTCTCGCCGCGGCCTGGGTGTTTGCGCGCACGACCAGCGTGCTGTTCGTGGAGCGATTCCGCGAAGGCGTGTCGGCGATGCCTGACGAGCCGCCCGAAGACCAGCCGCCCCGCGCCGTGCCCAAGACGCTGCCGCGTTCGCGCGCGCAGCGCGAATCGATTGACGATGTCGTGGCGCGCACGAACGCGGAGTCCTCGCGTCGACAGGCCACCCCGACGCGGCGCCGCGCGCCGCGCCCCGAGGAGTCGCAGGATGCCGCCGCCGCGCCGCCGACGTTGGATGCGATCCTCGACAAGATCTCCGCGGAAGGGCTCGACCGGCTGACGCCGGACGAGCGCCGCGTCCTCGACGACCACTCGCGCAAGCTGCGCGACGAATAA
- the holA gene encoding DNA polymerase III subunit delta → MAAATHKAFKAALELGEFAPVYVFHGADDYLKEEATRALVARATDPSTRDFNCDLLRGGEIDVAALSSALEALPMLAERRVVVLRDPAAMRKPLTERLKAYLKKPAAETLLVLVVPGGSKVDAWMSADAAALEFKALEGADLAKWIAHEARTHLKSSITAEAAERLATYGGSDLALLAGELRKLAAYSGSETIDAAAVEAITGVRPGVSLGDLLDRAASRDATGAAALVGEVLAQPKQSGVTTVMALTAQMLAIGWGVAARARGLPQHRMESEFFGLLKAGGGVYTGRAWGEAVKCWARAVPKWSLEEVARAMPHLHAADAALKDSKVSSEEQIVTSLLLAIVPAASRRRAA, encoded by the coding sequence ATGGCAGCGGCGACGCACAAGGCGTTCAAGGCAGCATTGGAGTTGGGGGAGTTCGCCCCGGTGTACGTCTTCCACGGTGCGGATGACTACCTGAAGGAGGAGGCGACGCGCGCGTTGGTGGCGCGCGCGACGGACCCCTCCACGCGCGACTTCAACTGCGATCTGTTGCGCGGCGGCGAGATCGACGTTGCTGCGCTCTCCAGCGCGCTAGAGGCGCTCCCAATGTTGGCCGAGCGTCGCGTGGTGGTGCTGCGCGATCCGGCGGCGATGCGGAAGCCGCTGACGGAACGCCTGAAGGCCTATCTCAAGAAGCCGGCGGCCGAGACGCTGCTTGTGTTGGTCGTGCCAGGCGGCAGTAAGGTCGACGCCTGGATGAGCGCCGATGCCGCGGCGCTGGAGTTCAAGGCGCTCGAAGGCGCCGACCTCGCCAAGTGGATTGCGCACGAGGCCCGCACGCATTTGAAGTCGAGCATCACCGCGGAGGCGGCCGAGCGGTTGGCGACCTACGGCGGCAGTGATCTCGCCCTACTCGCGGGTGAGCTGCGGAAGCTCGCCGCCTATTCGGGAAGCGAGACGATCGACGCGGCGGCAGTGGAAGCCATCACCGGCGTGCGTCCGGGCGTGTCGCTCGGCGATCTCTTGGATCGTGCGGCGTCTCGTGACGCGACCGGTGCCGCAGCGCTGGTGGGCGAAGTGCTGGCGCAGCCAAAGCAGTCGGGCGTCACGACAGTAATGGCGCTGACGGCGCAGATGCTGGCGATTGGCTGGGGCGTGGCCGCGCGCGCGCGAGGATTGCCGCAGCACCGGATGGAAAGCGAGTTCTTCGGATTGCTAAAAGCAGGCGGCGGTGTGTACACCGGGCGCGCCTGGGGCGAGGCCGTGAAGTGCTGGGCGCGCGCGGTGCCGAAGTGGAGTCTCGAGGAAGTCGCGCGTGCGATGCCACACCTGCACGCCGCCGACGCAGCGCTGAAGGACAGCAAGGTTTCGAGCGAGGAGCAGATCGTGACGTCACTGCTGTTGGCCATCGTGCCGGCGGCGAGCCGGAGGCGCGCCGCGTGA
- a CDS encoding sigma-70 family RNA polymerase sigma factor codes for MGSAARKLQDRQVEYRPLTDLKTLDDGALVTEYLLGQTRAFDALVDRYQHRLLNFIYRTVGDRERSEDLVQEAFIRVHRHIARFDHSKKFSTWIYTIASNLAKNELRNRSRNPLVLYQTLTSSWDDDERPLEFEDSSMRPDDMYRKRHIRSLVEQTVAQLPEHHREVFVLRELEGKSYEEIADITHCNLGTVKSRLNRARASFAEIIEPDLR; via the coding sequence ATGGGAAGCGCAGCCAGGAAGCTCCAGGATCGCCAGGTAGAGTATCGCCCGCTCACCGACCTCAAGACGCTCGATGATGGCGCGTTGGTGACCGAATACTTGCTTGGTCAGACCCGCGCGTTCGACGCGCTGGTGGATCGCTATCAGCACCGCCTGCTGAACTTCATTTACCGAACCGTGGGCGACCGCGAGCGCTCCGAGGACCTCGTGCAAGAGGCCTTCATCCGCGTGCACCGGCACATCGCCCGGTTCGACCACTCGAAGAAGTTCTCGACCTGGATCTACACGATCGCGTCGAACCTCGCGAAGAACGAGCTCCGCAACCGCTCGCGCAATCCGCTGGTGCTGTACCAGACGCTGACGTCGAGCTGGGACGACGACGAGCGCCCGCTGGAGTTCGAGGACTCGTCGATGCGTCCCGACGACATGTACCGCAAGCGGCACATCCGCTCGCTGGTCGAGCAGACGGTCGCCCAGCTGCCGGAGCATCATCGCGAGGTGTTCGTGCTTCGCGAGCTCGAGGGCAAGTCCTATGAAGAGATCGCCGACATCACGCACTGCAACCTCGGCACCGTGAAGTCCCGCCTGAACCGGGCGCGGGCCAGCTTCGCCGAGATCATCGAGCCGGACCTGCGGTAG
- a CDS encoding SPOR domain-containing protein, with product MAAAAPLAAQGALADSAAAAARRDAFLRAQQQVNLGRGAQGRAILDSLLSATPARSEAEADVLFWRATIAESWDAAQRDYLRVMLEHERTPRAAEAMLRLAQGEATRGDREAALRYLDRLETQAPDSPLRADAALWKGRILIDRGARPEGCAVLRSGRPLVAAGALELENQYDFLLRGCAQTVAMDTTRAPGTGAAATPPSSRAPAAPSPAAPTSAPATPPATTPASTPTGSGPFWSVQVAAFPDAATANSFVAEIKGRGYEARVDGTSAPYRVRFGRYATRAAADTAMLAYRTKERSDAFVVQVPRE from the coding sequence ATGGCTGCCGCCGCACCGCTTGCCGCGCAGGGCGCGCTCGCAGACTCCGCCGCCGCCGCGGCGCGACGCGACGCGTTTCTGCGCGCGCAGCAGCAGGTGAATCTCGGACGCGGGGCGCAGGGCCGTGCCATTCTCGATTCCCTGTTGAGCGCCACGCCGGCACGCAGCGAGGCCGAAGCGGACGTGCTGTTTTGGCGCGCGACGATCGCCGAGTCTTGGGACGCCGCGCAGCGAGACTACCTGCGCGTGATGCTGGAACACGAGCGCACGCCCCGTGCCGCAGAGGCAATGCTGCGCTTGGCGCAGGGTGAGGCGACGCGCGGGGACCGAGAGGCCGCGCTGCGCTATCTCGACCGGCTGGAGACGCAGGCGCCGGACTCGCCACTGCGCGCGGACGCTGCGCTGTGGAAGGGTCGCATCCTGATTGATCGCGGTGCGCGGCCCGAGGGTTGTGCGGTGCTGCGCTCCGGACGGCCGCTGGTCGCTGCGGGCGCACTTGAACTCGAGAACCAGTACGACTTCCTGCTTCGCGGCTGTGCCCAGACCGTTGCGATGGATACCACTCGCGCTCCTGGCACAGGCGCCGCGGCGACTCCGCCTTCATCGCGTGCGCCCGCCGCGCCTTCGCCCGCAGCTCCCACCAGCGCGCCAGCCACACCCCCGGCGACAACGCCGGCGTCGACGCCAACTGGCAGCGGCCCCTTCTGGTCCGTGCAGGTTGCGGCCTTCCCCGACGCCGCCACGGCCAACAGCTTCGTCGCCGAGATCAAGGGCCGAGGCTATGAAGCGCGCGTGGATGGGACCAGCGCACCGTATCGCGTGCGCTTCGGGCGCTACGCGACACGAGCGGCCGCCGATACGGCAATGCTCGCCTACCGCACCAAGGAGCGGTCGGACGCCTTCGTCGTGCAGGTGCCGCGCGAATGA
- a CDS encoding NUDIX hydrolase: protein MTQEPGRIDGARAWQHRFLDAHVDRVRFPDGSEGEQVLIHHPGASAVVPVLSDARGEDPQLLMIRQYRYATGGYLWEIPAGRLEPNEEPIRCAERELLEETGCRCERLVPLTSMWTTPGFTNEKIHLFMATGLTHGEAAREADEFMEVVPLQMSKALEMIRDGEITDAKTMIALLYVAGFSGVLEK from the coding sequence ATGACACAGGAGCCGGGACGCATCGATGGCGCGCGTGCGTGGCAGCATCGCTTTCTCGATGCGCACGTGGACCGCGTGCGATTTCCGGATGGAAGCGAGGGCGAACAGGTCCTGATCCATCATCCGGGCGCATCTGCCGTGGTGCCGGTGTTGAGCGATGCGCGCGGCGAGGATCCACAGCTGCTAATGATTCGGCAGTATCGCTACGCGACGGGCGGATATCTCTGGGAGATCCCGGCCGGACGACTCGAGCCGAACGAGGAACCGATTCGCTGCGCGGAGCGCGAGCTGCTGGAGGAGACGGGATGTCGCTGCGAGCGACTGGTTCCGCTCACGAGCATGTGGACGACGCCAGGCTTCACGAACGAGAAGATCCACCTGTTCATGGCAACCGGGCTCACCCATGGCGAGGCGGCGCGGGAGGCCGACGAGTTTATGGAGGTGGTGCCGCTCCAGATGTCGAAGGCCCTGGAGATGATTCGTGACGGCGAAATCACCGATGCAAAGACAATGATCGCCCTTCTATATGTAGCGGGGTTCTCTGGCGTCCTCGAAAAGTGA
- a CDS encoding D-alanine--D-alanine ligase, with translation MKILVLLGGSSAEREVSLSSGGRVAEALKARGHTVTTADPHPDPLAVLDAARQADVVWMALHGGTGEDGTIQALFDLAGVRYTGSGHLASALAMDKDLSKHLFRAAGVLTADWRMVIANSALATRDWREPVFATETFAALGNPVVVKPSKQGSTVGLDIVKAPQKLAGAIAEAFKHDDEVMLEGYVPGRELTVGVLGGVALPVGEIIPKHEIYDYECKYTPGMAEELFPAPIDDVVRDEAQRLALAAYAALKLRGCARIDFRLHPDGRLFCLEANTLPGMTGTSLVPQAAMAAGIDFPELCERIAVEALRSVGGD, from the coding sequence GTGAAGATTCTCGTGCTCTTGGGAGGCAGCTCGGCGGAGCGTGAGGTGTCGCTGTCGAGTGGTGGACGGGTCGCGGAGGCGTTGAAGGCGCGCGGACACACGGTGACGACGGCGGATCCGCATCCGGATCCGTTGGCGGTGCTGGATGCCGCGAGACAGGCCGACGTGGTGTGGATGGCGCTGCACGGCGGCACCGGCGAGGACGGCACCATCCAGGCGCTGTTTGACCTTGCCGGCGTGCGCTACACAGGGAGTGGACATCTCGCCAGCGCGCTGGCGATGGACAAGGATTTGTCCAAGCATCTGTTCCGCGCAGCCGGGGTGCTCACGGCGGACTGGCGGATGGTTATCGCAAACTCCGCTCTGGCCACGCGTGACTGGCGGGAACCGGTCTTTGCGACCGAGACGTTCGCCGCGTTGGGGAATCCGGTGGTGGTGAAGCCCTCAAAGCAGGGCTCGACCGTGGGGCTGGATATCGTGAAAGCACCCCAGAAACTGGCGGGGGCGATCGCTGAGGCGTTCAAGCACGACGACGAGGTGATGCTGGAGGGCTACGTGCCCGGTCGCGAGCTCACGGTCGGGGTGCTCGGCGGGGTGGCGCTGCCGGTTGGCGAAATCATCCCCAAGCACGAGATTTACGACTACGAGTGCAAGTACACGCCGGGGATGGCGGAGGAGCTGTTTCCGGCGCCAATCGACGACGTCGTGCGCGACGAGGCACAGCGCCTGGCGCTGGCCGCCTACGCGGCACTCAAGTTGCGAGGCTGTGCGCGCATTGATTTTCGGTTGCATCCGGACGGGCGGCTGTTCTGCCTTGAGGCGAACACGCTGCCCGGCATGACGGGAACGAGCCTGGTGCCGCAGGCGGCGATGGCGGCCGGGATCGACTTTCCCGAACTCTGTGAGCGCATCGCCGTGGAGGCGTTGCGGTCGGTGGGAGGAGACTGA
- a CDS encoding zf-HC2 domain-containing protein — protein MMPCSDFRARHLAWLDASLDAPVAQRMRTHADSCPRCQRFDASVRLGLLLARHTQPLRFSSLARARLQSRLKAQPRAEPRPTGAAILPSYGSGDAQGVQGSIGVGGVRPGVRLPRCG, from the coding sequence ATGATGCCCTGCTCCGATTTTCGCGCCCGCCATCTCGCTTGGCTCGACGCATCCCTCGACGCCCCCGTGGCGCAGCGGATGCGCACCCACGCCGATTCCTGCCCCCGCTGCCAGCGCTTTGACGCGTCCGTGCGGCTGGGGCTCTTGCTCGCCCGCCACACGCAGCCACTGCGGTTCTCGTCGCTCGCGCGTGCGCGGCTGCAGTCGCGACTGAAGGCGCAGCCGCGCGCGGAGCCGCGCCCTACCGGCGCCGCTATATTGCCCTCCTATGGCAGCGGCGACGCACAAGGCGTTCAAGGCAGCATTGGAGTTGGGGGAGTTCGCCCCGGTGTACGTCTTCCACGGTGCGGATGA
- the queF gene encoding preQ(1) synthase — MPQPELLETFPNPYPDRDYEIFMTTPEFTSLCPLGGVESDAAELALLKGGAPDFATINITYVPDAECIELKSLKLYLWSFRNDGIFYERVVNRILDDLAAKVKPRSLKVVGDFNVRGGLKSVISAEYRKA; from the coding sequence ATGCCACAACCGGAACTGCTGGAGACCTTCCCGAATCCGTATCCCGATCGGGACTACGAGATCTTCATGACCACGCCGGAGTTCACGTCGCTGTGCCCGTTGGGCGGCGTGGAGTCGGATGCGGCCGAGTTGGCGCTGCTCAAGGGCGGCGCGCCGGACTTCGCGACGATCAACATCACCTACGTGCCGGACGCGGAGTGCATCGAGCTCAAGTCGCTCAAGCTGTATCTGTGGAGCTTCCGGAACGACGGGATCTTCTATGAGCGGGTAGTGAACCGTATCCTGGACGACCTGGCCGCGAAGGTGAAGCCGCGGTCGTTGAAGGTGGTCGGCGATTTCAATGTGCGGGGTGGGTTGAAGTCGGTGATCAGTGCGGAGTATCGGAAAGCCTAG
- the mutS gene encoding DNA mismatch repair protein MutS has translation MKSGGETPLMAQYREIKARHPDAILFFRMGDFYEMFYDDAEVAARVLGLTLTSRNNGGAAEVPLAGIPVKAASEYLRRFVSQGFRVAICEQVEDPKLAKGIVKREVIETITPGAAFSDDLLDGDRNNFLCAVVVRAEGVGIAAADLSTGEFRLVTARAGDADAMLARLSPREVLVAGSDSGTTDDATEALIAPLGALVTARQAWEFDHERAADALAQQFAVASLEGFGVGAADSPAVGAAGALLRYLREVQPSGLPHLARPSVERPGGTMPLDEMTRRNLELVESLRGGEDTAGTLLAVLDRTQSPMGTRLLRQWILAPLTDRAAIDARLDAVESLVGDGTARAALREALDGVRDVERLAGKSAAQRATPRELRALGDSLARLPQVATAVGKTSRAGLLAALTADWDDAADLAARIRAALVERPPLSFGDGETIALGVDAELDELRSIASGGKDAIAALQAEERTRTGIGSLKVGYNRVFGYYIEITNAHKDSVPADYQRRQTLTGAERYVTPALKEFEEKVLGATERIEAMERRLFEALRSEVGAAIVRLQAIAARVAQLDVLASLAEVAVREGYVRPVVDDEAVLEIVRGRHPVVERMMPRDQFIPNDVSLAPDARMIILTGPNMAGKSTILRQVGLLVLMAQMGSFVAASRARVGIADRVFTRVGASDNLVRGQSTFMVEMAETSAILHSATARSLVLLDEIGRGTATWDGLSIAWAVSEHLHERTRCKTIFATHYHELTQLADEFVSVRNYNVAVQESGDRILFLHSLKPGGADRSYGIEVGRLAGLPAPVIARARTLLKVLESEQLVPALTAGGRGAAAASTTGPGKVGAGRGRGAEPAVDQLALFAAPDPVLEKLRDVDANAMTPLQALALLAELADEARGERPGVPASSGVAPTEGRA, from the coding sequence ATGAAATCCGGGGGCGAGACCCCGTTGATGGCGCAGTACCGGGAGATCAAGGCGCGACATCCGGACGCGATCCTGTTTTTCCGAATGGGCGACTTCTACGAAATGTTCTACGACGATGCCGAGGTCGCCGCGCGCGTGCTCGGCCTCACGCTCACGTCGCGCAACAACGGCGGTGCGGCGGAAGTGCCGCTGGCCGGGATTCCGGTGAAGGCGGCCAGCGAGTACCTGCGGCGCTTCGTCTCGCAGGGATTTCGCGTGGCGATCTGCGAGCAGGTCGAGGACCCGAAGCTCGCCAAGGGCATCGTCAAGCGTGAGGTGATCGAGACCATCACGCCGGGCGCGGCGTTCAGCGATGATCTCCTTGATGGAGACCGCAACAACTTTCTCTGCGCGGTTGTCGTGCGCGCGGAAGGCGTGGGCATTGCGGCGGCCGATCTTTCCACGGGCGAGTTTCGCCTCGTCACGGCGCGCGCGGGCGACGCGGACGCGATGCTCGCGCGGTTGTCGCCGCGTGAAGTGCTCGTCGCGGGCAGCGACAGCGGAACGACCGACGACGCGACCGAAGCGCTGATTGCGCCGCTCGGCGCGTTGGTGACGGCGCGCCAGGCCTGGGAGTTCGACCACGAGCGCGCCGCGGACGCGCTCGCACAACAGTTCGCGGTGGCGTCACTCGAAGGCTTTGGGGTGGGCGCGGCTGACAGCCCAGCTGTCGGGGCGGCCGGCGCCTTGTTGCGCTACCTGCGTGAAGTGCAGCCGAGTGGACTGCCGCACCTGGCGCGTCCGAGTGTCGAACGGCCAGGCGGCACGATGCCGTTGGACGAGATGACGCGGCGCAACCTCGAACTCGTGGAGTCGTTGCGTGGGGGCGAGGACACGGCGGGCACCCTGCTCGCAGTGTTGGATCGCACGCAGTCGCCGATGGGCACGCGCTTGCTGCGGCAGTGGATCCTTGCACCGCTCACGGACCGCGCGGCGATCGACGCGCGCCTCGACGCCGTGGAATCGCTGGTGGGCGACGGCACGGCGCGCGCCGCGTTGCGCGAGGCGCTGGATGGCGTGCGCGATGTCGAACGCCTGGCCGGGAAGTCGGCGGCGCAACGCGCCACCCCTCGTGAACTGCGTGCACTTGGCGACTCGCTCGCGCGGTTGCCACAGGTGGCGACCGCGGTTGGGAAGACCTCACGCGCGGGACTGCTTGCTGCGCTCACCGCGGACTGGGACGATGCGGCCGACCTTGCGGCGCGCATCCGCGCGGCGCTGGTCGAGCGTCCGCCACTCAGCTTCGGCGACGGCGAGACCATCGCGCTCGGGGTGGACGCAGAACTCGACGAACTCCGCAGCATTGCGAGCGGCGGCAAGGACGCCATCGCCGCGCTGCAGGCGGAGGAGCGCACGCGCACGGGCATCGGCTCGCTCAAGGTCGGCTACAACCGCGTGTTCGGGTACTACATCGAAATCACGAACGCGCACAAGGACAGCGTGCCGGCCGACTACCAGCGGCGACAGACGTTGACCGGCGCGGAGCGCTACGTGACGCCGGCGCTCAAGGAGTTCGAAGAGAAGGTGTTGGGCGCCACCGAGCGCATCGAGGCGATGGAGCGGCGCCTGTTCGAGGCGCTGCGCAGCGAGGTGGGCGCAGCCATCGTGCGGTTGCAGGCGATCGCGGCACGCGTGGCGCAGCTGGATGTGTTGGCCTCGTTGGCAGAAGTGGCCGTGCGCGAGGGCTATGTGCGACCGGTGGTCGATGACGAAGCCGTGCTGGAGATCGTGCGCGGGCGGCATCCGGTGGTGGAGCGCATGATGCCGCGGGACCAATTCATCCCGAACGACGTGTCGTTGGCGCCCGACGCGCGGATGATCATCCTCACGGGCCCGAACATGGCGGGCAAGAGCACGATCCTCCGGCAAGTCGGACTGCTCGTGCTGATGGCGCAGATGGGCAGCTTCGTGGCGGCGAGCCGTGCGCGCGTGGGCATCGCGGACCGCGTGTTCACGCGCGTGGGAGCCAGCGACAACCTCGTGCGCGGGCAGTCCACCTTCATGGTGGAGATGGCCGAGACCAGCGCCATCCTGCACTCGGCGACGGCGCGGAGCCTTGTGCTGCTCGACGAGATCGGGCGCGGCACGGCGACCTGGGACGGGCTGAGCATCGCCTGGGCGGTCAGCGAACACCTGCACGAGCGGACGCGCTGCAAGACGATCTTTGCGACGCATTACCACGAGCTCACGCAGCTGGCCGACGAATTTGTATCAGTGCGCAACTATAACGTGGCGGTGCAGGAATCCGGGGACCGGATCCTGTTCCTGCACAGTTTGAAGCCGGGCGGCGCTGACCGGTCGTATGGCATCGAGGTCGGGCGCTTGGCGGGCCTCCCGGCGCCGGTGATTGCGCGGGCGCGGACGCTGCTCAAGGTCTTGGAGAGCGAGCAGTTGGTGCCGGCGCTGACGGCAGGGGGGCGCGGCGCCGCCGCCGCGTCGACGACGGGACCGGGCAAGGTGGGAGCGGGGCGGGGACGGGGAGCCGAGCCCGCAGTGGATCAGCTGGCCCTGTTTGCGGCGCCCGACCCGGTGCTGGAGAAGCTCCGCGACGTGGATGCCAACGCGATGACCCCGCTGCAGGCCCTGGCGTTGCTGGCCGAGCTCGCCGACGAGGCGCGCGGCGAGCGGCCCGGAGTCCCGGCGTCTTCCGGCGTCGCTCCGACGGAAGGCCGTGCGTAG
- a CDS encoding cystathionine beta-synthase, translated as MTDSLRNREPYGNVLETIAWTPLIRLNKVTEGIRTPVYGKAEFFNPGGSVKDRIGLPMIERFEKEGKLKPGGTIVEGTSGNTGIGLAIAAALKGYKCIFTMPDKMSQEKVRLLKAFGAEVIITPTAVPPDHPDSYTSMAKRIAKETPGAVLADQFYNQANPEAHYASTGPELWEQTAGKITHFVAGAGTGGTITGTARYLKKKNPKVQIVGADPVGSILAETWRSGGKNKVEGAPYKVEGVGQDKIPGTLDLSLVDEYISVSDRDAFSMARRLTREEGLFVGGSAGMIAHAALSVARRVNDPDALVVTVLCDTGERYLSKLFNDEWMRENQLLDAEKVTLGQLLGAKGGQIPALVSATPGQSVRQALGLMSLHDVSQLPVMDGANCVGSVSESVLSVRGLEDTKVLERTVSDVMDAPFPIVDAQTPADAAVKLLGRNNPAVLVRDHGTVQGILTRSDLLQFLMAR; from the coding sequence ATGACCGACTCCCTGCGAAATCGCGAACCCTACGGCAACGTCCTCGAGACGATCGCCTGGACGCCACTCATCCGGCTCAACAAGGTCACGGAAGGCATCCGCACGCCCGTGTACGGCAAGGCGGAGTTCTTCAATCCCGGCGGCTCCGTGAAGGACCGCATTGGGTTGCCGATGATCGAGCGCTTCGAAAAGGAGGGCAAGCTCAAGCCCGGCGGCACGATCGTCGAAGGCACGAGTGGCAACACCGGCATCGGACTGGCGATTGCCGCGGCGCTCAAGGGCTACAAGTGCATCTTCACGATGCCGGACAAGATGTCGCAGGAGAAGGTTCGGTTGCTCAAGGCCTTCGGCGCCGAGGTGATCATCACGCCGACCGCGGTGCCGCCGGACCATCCGGACAGCTACACGTCGATGGCCAAGCGCATCGCGAAGGAGACGCCGGGCGCGGTGCTCGCCGACCAGTTCTACAACCAGGCGAATCCGGAGGCGCACTACGCCAGCACGGGTCCTGAGCTCTGGGAGCAGACGGCCGGCAAGATTACGCACTTCGTGGCAGGCGCGGGCACGGGCGGCACCATCACCGGCACGGCGCGCTACCTGAAGAAGAAGAATCCCAAGGTGCAGATCGTTGGCGCGGATCCTGTGGGGTCGATTCTCGCCGAGACCTGGCGCAGTGGCGGCAAGAACAAGGTTGAGGGCGCGCCATACAAGGTGGAGGGCGTGGGCCAGGACAAGATTCCCGGCACGCTCGATCTTTCGCTGGTGGACGAGTACATCAGCGTGAGCGATCGCGACGCGTTCTCGATGGCGCGGCGCCTCACGCGCGAGGAGGGGCTCTTTGTCGGCGGATCCGCGGGGATGATTGCGCACGCCGCGCTCAGCGTGGCGCGACGTGTGAACGATCCCGACGCGTTGGTGGTCACCGTGCTCTGCGATACCGGCGAGCGCTATCTCTCGAAGCTGTTCAACGACGAGTGGATGCGCGAGAACCAGCTGCTGGACGCCGAGAAGGTGACGCTCGGCCAGCTCCTGGGTGCAAAGGGCGGGCAGATCCCTGCGCTGGTGAGCGCGACACCGGGACAGAGCGTGAGGCAGGCGTTGGGCCTGATGAGCCTGCACGACGTGTCGCAGTTGCCGGTGATGGACGGCGCGAACTGCGTGGGCTCGGTGAGTGAGAGCGTGCTGAGCGTGCGCGGGCTCGAGGACACCAAGGTGCTCGAGCGCACGGTGAGTGACGTGATGGACGCGCCGTTCCCCATCGTGGATGCGCAGACGCCGGCCGATGCTGCAGTGAAGCTGCTCGGGCGGAATAACCCCGCCGTGCTGGTGCGCGATCACGGCACGGTGCAGGGCATCCTCACGCGCTCCGACCTCCTGCAGTTCCTGATGGCGCGCTGA